Proteins co-encoded in one Nicotiana sylvestris chromosome 7, ASM39365v2, whole genome shotgun sequence genomic window:
- the LOC104218503 gene encoding E3 ubiquitin-protein ligase RZFP34-like isoform X1, translating to MEMDSGSYGCSHYRRRCKIRAPCCDEIFDCRHCHNDSKNSLEVDPLKRHDIPRHNIKRVICSLCNMEQDVQQTCIQCGVCMGNYFCSKCNFFDDDVSKNQYHCDKCGICRTGGKENFFHCDRCGCCYSNLMKESHICIERAMHHNCPVCFEYIFDTTKNITVLPCGHTMHLECVMQMEQHFQYSCPVCSRSYCDMSRVWKKLDEEVASTPIPEIYQNKMVWILCNDCAETSEVNFHIVAHKCPCCKSYNTRQTRGGTSSCTNITEMVR from the exons ATGGAGATGGATTCTGGGAGTTATGG GTGCTCACATTACAGGAGGAGATGCAAAATAAGAGCACCCTGTTGTGATGAGATCTTCGATTGCAGGCATTGCCATAACGACTCAAAG AATTCTTTAGAAGTTGATCCACTCAAACGCCACGATATTCCTCGCCATAATATAAAAAGG GTTATTTGCTCATTGTGTAATATGGAACAGGAT GTTCAACAAACCTGCATTCAGTGTGGGGTTTGCATGGGAAATTACTTTTGCTCAAAATGCAACTTCTTTGATGATGAT GTTTCGAAGAATCAATACCACTGTGATAAATGTGGAATCTGCAG AACGGGTGGCAAGGAGAATTTCTTTCACTGTGACAGATGTG GATGCTGCTATTCAAATTTGATGAAGGAATCACATATTTGTATAGAAAGAGCAATGCACCACAACTGCCCTGTTTGCTTTGAG TATATTTTTGATACAACAAAAAATATCACAGTCTTGCCTTGTGGTCACACCATGCATCTGGAATGTGTCATGCAGATGGAACAACATTTCCA GTATTCTTGTCCTGTTTGCTCGAGATCATATTGTGACATGTCTCGTGTTTGGAAGAAACTGGACGAGGAG GTTGCCTCGACGCCTATCCCTGAAATTTATCAGAACAAGATG GTTTGGATTCTTTGCAATGACTGTGCAGAAACATCCGAGGTTAACTTCCATATAGTGGCACATAAATGTCCTTGTTGCAAATCCTATAATACGCGGCAGACAAGAGGAGGCACCAGTTCATGCACTAATATTACTGAAATGGTCCGATGA
- the LOC104218503 gene encoding E3 ubiquitin-protein ligase RZFP34-like isoform X2: MEMDSGSYGCSHYRRRCKIRAPCCDEIFDCRHCHNDSKNSLEVDPLKRHDIPRHNIKRVICSLCNMEQDVQQTCIQCGVCMGNYFCSKCNFFDDDVSKNQYHCDKCGICRTGGKENFFHCDRCGCCYSNLMKESHICIERAMHHNCPVCFEYIFDTTKNITVLPCGHTMHLECVMQMEQHFQYSCPVCSRSYCDMSRVWKKLDEEVASTPIPEIYQNKMKHPRLTSI, from the exons ATGGAGATGGATTCTGGGAGTTATGG GTGCTCACATTACAGGAGGAGATGCAAAATAAGAGCACCCTGTTGTGATGAGATCTTCGATTGCAGGCATTGCCATAACGACTCAAAG AATTCTTTAGAAGTTGATCCACTCAAACGCCACGATATTCCTCGCCATAATATAAAAAGG GTTATTTGCTCATTGTGTAATATGGAACAGGAT GTTCAACAAACCTGCATTCAGTGTGGGGTTTGCATGGGAAATTACTTTTGCTCAAAATGCAACTTCTTTGATGATGAT GTTTCGAAGAATCAATACCACTGTGATAAATGTGGAATCTGCAG AACGGGTGGCAAGGAGAATTTCTTTCACTGTGACAGATGTG GATGCTGCTATTCAAATTTGATGAAGGAATCACATATTTGTATAGAAAGAGCAATGCACCACAACTGCCCTGTTTGCTTTGAG TATATTTTTGATACAACAAAAAATATCACAGTCTTGCCTTGTGGTCACACCATGCATCTGGAATGTGTCATGCAGATGGAACAACATTTCCA GTATTCTTGTCCTGTTTGCTCGAGATCATATTGTGACATGTCTCGTGTTTGGAAGAAACTGGACGAGGAG GTTGCCTCGACGCCTATCCCTGAAATTTATCAGAACAAGATG AAACATCCGAGGTTAACTTCCATATAG
- the LOC104218502 gene encoding carbonic anhydrase Nec1-like: MRKQSHYYSVLFMFGSLLYLPLLLNATSISPQEAENHEVEFHYREGHEKGPSKWGELKREWEVCKNGRMQSPIDISTYKVKFIKNIDHKKVYKLSNSTIKNRGHDISLKWHGDAGSIWVNGTQYPLQQVHWHSPSEHTINGRRYPLEMHMVHQSNVEKVKNKIIVNAVLYKFGKPDPFLFSLRRHISSMIDQEGKERKLGKIDPNYIISSPSKRYYRYMGSLTTPPCTEGVTWIVNKKVQTVSRGQVMLLRKAVHDSAEKNARPVQPHNEREIRLLLPNV; encoded by the exons ATGAGGAAACAAAGCCACTATTATTCAGTTCTGTTCATGTTTGGATCACTTCTCTATTTGCCTCTATTGCTGAATGCAACTTCCATTAGTCCTCAGGAAGCAG AGAATCATGAGGTGGAGTTTCATTATAGGGAAGGGCATGAGAAAGGTCCAAGTAAATGGGGAGAGTTAAAGAGAGAATGGGAAGTTTGCAAGAATGGGAGGATGCAGTCTCCTATTGATATTTCAACTTATAAAGTGAAATTCATCAAAAATATTGATCACAAGAAAGTTTACAAGCTCTCTAATTCTACTATAAAGAATAGAGGCCATGACATTTCA TTGAAGTGGCATGGGGATGCTGGATCCATTTGGGTGAATGGCACACAATACCCTCTTCAACAAGTTCACTGGCATTCTCCTTCTGAACATACTATCAATGGCAGAAG GTACCCCTTGGAAATGCATATGGTTCACCAAAGCAATGTGGAGAAGGTGAAAAATAAGATAATTGTCAATGCTGTCCTTTACAAATTTGGTAAACCAGATCCATTTCTTTTTAGT TTGAGGAGGCACATATCATCTATGATTGATCAAGAAGGTAAAGAGAGGAAGTTGGGCAAGATTGATCCAAATTACATAATTAGTAGTCCAAGCAAAAGATACTATAGGTACATGGGTTCACTCACTACCCCTCCTTGCACAGAAGGTGTCACTTGGATAGTCAACAAGAAG GTACAAACTGTTTCAAGAGGTCAAGTGATGTTGCTCCGAAAAGCTGTCCATGAT TCTGCTGAGAAGAATGCAAGGCCAGTGCAACCACATAACGAAAGAGAGATCCGTCTTTTACTGCCGAACGTGTGA